The following proteins are encoded in a genomic region of Pyrus communis chromosome 11, drPyrComm1.1, whole genome shotgun sequence:
- the LOC137707556 gene encoding vacuolar sorting protein 18 → MDSGRQVFTVDLLERYAAKGRGNITCMAAGNDVILLGTSKGWIIRHDFGVGDSFDVDLSVGRSGEQSIHRVFVDPGGSHCIATVVGSGGADTFYTHAKWTKPRLLTKLKGLVVNAVAWNRQQITEASTKEVILGTDNGQLHEMAVDEKDKKEKYVKFLFELLELPEAFMSLQMETATILSGTRYYVMAVTPTRLYSFTGIGSLETVFASYSEQTVHFMELPGEIPNSELHFYIKQRRAIHFAWLSGAGIYHGGLNFGAQHSSPDGDENFVENKALLNYSTLSEGSEAVKPSSMAVSEFHFLLLIGNRVKVVNRISEQTIEELQFEQTPEAVSRGVTGLCSDATAGLFYAYDQNSVFQVSVNDEGRDMWKVYLDMKEYAAALANCRDPLQRDQVYLVQAEAAFAAKDYLRASSFYAKINYILSFEEITLKFITVNEQDALRTFLLRKLDSLAVDDKCQVTMISTWATELYLDKINRLLLEDDTAVDNRTSEYHLIIKEFRAFLSDSKDVLDEATTMRLLESYGRVEELVFFASLKEQYEIVVHHYIQQGEAKKALEVLQKPTVPIDLQYKFAPDLIMLDAYEAVESWMTTNNLNPRKLIPAMMRYSSEPHARNETHEVIKYLEYCVHRLHNEDPGVHNLLLSLYAKQEDDSALLRFLQFKFGKGREIGPEFFYDPKYALRLCLKEKRMRACVHIYSMMSMHEEAVALALQVDPELAMAEADKVEDDEDLRKKLWLMVAKHVIEQEKGAKRENIRKAIAFLKETDGLLKIEDILPFFPDFALIDDFKEAICSSLEDYNNQIEELKQEMNDATHGADNIRNDISALAQRYAVIDRDEECGVCRRKILTVGREYQLARGYASVGQMAPFYVFPCGHAFHAECLIAHVTRSTNEAQAEYILDLQKQLTLLDGEARKDSNGSLTEETITSMAPVDKLRSQLDDAVASECPFCGDLMIREISLPFILPEEQQQNTSWEIKSHNLGHQRSLGLSL, encoded by the exons ATGGATTCAGGGAGGCAGGTGTTCACGGTGGATCTTCTGGAACGATATGCGGCCAAGGGGCGCGGAAATATCACCTGTATGGCTGCCGGAAACGACGTCATTTTGCTCGGAACCAGTAAAGGTTGGATCATTCGACACGATTTCGGCGTCGGCGATTCGTTTG ATGTTGATCTTTCGGTCGGTCGTTCTGGCGAGCAATCCATCCATAGAGTTTTTGTTGATCCGGGAGGGAGCCACTGCATTGCCACTGTTGTTGGGAGTGGGGGTGCTGATACGTTCTATACTCATGCAAAATGGACCAAGCCCCGTCTTTTAACCAAGCTAAAAGGTCTTGTCGTGAATGCTGTTGCCTGGAACAGACAACAGATTACAGAAG CTTCAACAAAGGAAGTCATTCTTGGTACAGACAACGGCCAACTTCATGAAATGGCAGTCGACGAGAAGGATAAGAAGGAGAAATACGTAAAgtttttgtttgaattattgGAACTTCCAGAGGCTTTCATGAGCTTGCAG ATGGAAACGGCAACCATTCTCAGTGGGACTAGATACTATGTAATGGCTGTAACTCCTACAAGACTCTATTCTTTTACTGGTATTGGATCACTGGAA ACTGTTTTTGCTAGTTACTCGGAACAAACGGTGCATTTCATGGAACTTCCTGGTGAAATTCCCAACAG TGAACTGCATTTCTATATCAAGCAAAGAAGAGCAATACATTTTGCATGGCTTTCTGGTGCTGGTATATATCATGGTGGTTTAAATTTTGGAGCACAACATAG TTCTCCTGATGGAGATGAAAATTTTGTGGAGAACAAGGCTCTTTTGAACTATTCAACTTTGAGTGAGGGTTCTGAAGCAGTGAAACCCAGTTCTATGGCAGTTTCAGAATTTCATTTCTTGCTTCTTATCGGGAATCGGGTTAAG GTTGTAAATAGAATAAGTGAGCAAACTATTGAGGAACTTCAGTTTGAGCAAACACCTGAAGCAGTTTCAAGGGGTGTCACTGGATTGTGTAGTGACGCCACTGCTGGGTTGTTCTATGCATATGATCAAAACTCTGTATTTCAG GTGTCTGTTAATGATGAAGGCCGAGACATGTGGAAAGTTTACCTGGACATGAAGGAGTACGCTGCTGCTTTGGCAAATTGCCGTGACCCTCTTCAGAGGGACCAAGTATATTTGGTGCAG GCTGAAGCTGCATTTGCTGCCAAGGATTATCTTAGAGCATCATCATTCTATGCAAAA ATTAATTACATATTGTCATTCGAGGAGATCACTTTGAAGTTTATCACTGTAAATGAACAG gatgctttaagaacctttctATTGCGGAAACTTGATAGCCTTGCAGTGGATGACAAATGCCAAGTAACAATGATTTCGACGTGGGCAACTGAACTGTACTTGGATAAG ATAAATCGTCTACTATTGGAAGATGATACTGCAGTGGATAATCGTACTTCAGAATACCACTTGATCATTAAAGAGTTTCGTGCATTTCTTAGTGACTCCAAGGATGTTTTGGATGAGGCAACTACCATGAGACTTTTAGAAAG TTATGGCCGAGTCGAAGAATTGGTTTTTTTTGCTAGTCTGAAGGAACAGTATGAAATTGTAGTCCACCATTATATTCAG CAAGGAGAGGCAaagaaagcattggaggtgctCCAAAAACCTACTGTTCCTATAGATCTTCAG TACAAGTTTGCACCAGACCTAATCATGCTTGATGCATATGAAGCTGTGGAGTCATGGATGACTACAAACAACCTCAATCCAAGGAAACTCATTCCTGCAATGATGCGTTATTCAAGTGAACCACATGCAAG AAATGAAACACACGAAGTCATCAAATATTTGGAATACTGTGTTCATCGTTTGCATAATGAGGATCCTGGTGTTCACAACTTGCTATTATCGCTATATGCCAAACAG GAAGACGACAGTGCACTTTTGCGTTTCCTTCAATTCAAGTTCGGAAAAGGACGGGAAATTGGCCCTGAGTTCTTCTATGATCCCAAGTATGCTTTACGCCTTTGCCTCAAGGAAAAGCGAATGCGTGCCTGTGTTCATATATATAGTATGATGTCCATGCATGAAGAAGCAGTTGCTCTTGCCCTGCAG GTTGATCCTGAGCTTGCTATGGCTGAGGCTGACAAGGTTGAAGATGATGAGGACCTGAGAAAGAAGCTTTGGCTTATGGTTGCGAAGCATGTTATAGAACAGGAAAAGGGAGCTAAAAGGGAGAACATTCGGAAGGCAATAGCATTTCTTAAAGAAACCGATGGCCTTTTAAAGATAGAGGATATATTACCATTCTTTCCAGACTTTGCCCTCATTGATGACTTCAAG GAGGCAATTTGCTCATCATTAGAGGATTACAACAATCAAATTGAAGAACTGAAGCAAGAGATGAATGATGCGACACATGGTGCCGATAACATTAGAAATGACATTAGTGCACTTGCTCAAAGATATGCTGTGATTGATCGTGATGAAGAATGCGGG GTTTGTCGGCGTAAGATTTTAACTGTGGGTAGGGAGTATCAGTTGGCTAGAGGCTATGCATCCGTAGGCCAAATGGCTCCATTCTATGTGTTTCCATGTGGACATGCCTTCCATGCTGAATGCCTCATTGCCCATGTCACACGTAGTACAAATGAAGCTCAA GCAGAGTATATATTGGATCTGCAGAAGCAGCTTACTCTACTTGATGGGGAAGCTAGGAAGGATTCAAATGGTAGCCTTACTGAGGAAACCATAACAAGCATGGCCCCCGTAGATAAG